The following are from one region of the Streptomyces fradiae genome:
- a CDS encoding glutamate ABC transporter substrate-binding protein has translation MNPHRNRRITVAAAAAVVLAFTGAACSDDGGGGGGGDDKITVGIKFDQPGLGLKTPDGKYTGFDVDVATYVAKELGHDPSDIVWKEAKSADRETLLQRGDVDFIAATYSINEKRQEKVDFAGPYLLAHQDVLIRADDNTITKPTDLNNKKLCSVTGSTSAQNVKTKIAPNAQLQEYGGYSECLTGLENGVIDALTTDDSILAGFAAQPEFKGKFKLGGFKLSNENYGIGVQKGSELKDQINKALEKMVADGSWQAAVDKNLGPAGYQNEPAPKIGVIVQ, from the coding sequence ATGAACCCGCACAGGAACCGCAGGATCACCGTCGCCGCGGCCGCCGCGGTCGTCCTCGCCTTCACCGGCGCCGCGTGCAGCGACGACGGTGGCGGCGGCGGGGGCGGCGACGACAAGATCACCGTCGGGATCAAGTTCGACCAGCCCGGCCTCGGCCTGAAGACGCCTGACGGCAAGTACACGGGCTTCGATGTCGACGTCGCGACGTACGTCGCGAAGGAACTCGGCCACGATCCGTCCGACATCGTCTGGAAGGAGGCGAAGAGCGCCGACCGCGAGACGCTGCTCCAGCGCGGCGACGTGGACTTCATCGCGGCCACCTACTCGATCAACGAGAAGCGGCAGGAGAAGGTCGACTTCGCCGGTCCCTACCTCCTCGCCCACCAGGACGTGCTGATCCGCGCGGACGACAACACCATCACCAAGCCCACCGACCTCAACAACAAGAAGCTCTGCTCGGTCACCGGCTCGACCTCCGCCCAGAACGTCAAGACGAAGATCGCCCCGAACGCCCAGCTCCAGGAGTACGGCGGCTACTCCGAGTGCCTCACCGGCCTGGAGAACGGCGTGATCGACGCCCTGACCACCGACGACTCGATCCTGGCCGGCTTTGCCGCGCAGCCCGAGTTCAAGGGCAAGTTCAAGCTCGGCGGCTTCAAGCTGAGCAACGAGAACTACGGCATCGGCGTCCAGAAGGGCAGCGAACTCAAGGACCAGATCAACAAGGCCCTGGAGAAGATGGTCGCCGACGGATCCTGGCAGGCCGCCGTGGACAAGAACCTCGGCCCCGCCGGTTACCAGAACGAACCCGCCCCCAAGATCGGCGTCATCGTCCAGTGA
- a CDS encoding diacylglycerol kinase family protein, whose protein sequence is MLAAVVAVLTLFLPFGDGGVLIVLSGLAGLALSAAGVWWFLAHRGPVRFLGALLAAGTPVGVMLLYVAGGLWPSALTALALWGVALFCARRALHRPSLGHRARPAARPARPVLLMNPKSGGGKVEKFDLVGKAERLGAKVLLLAPAEPGGAFPDAAELARSAVAGGADLLGVAGGDGTQALVAAVAAEHDLPFLVISAGTRNHFAMDLGLDRADPSRCLDALTDGEELRVDLGDVAGRPFVNTVSFGVYADVVQRPEYRNAKAETALSMMPDLLAAGSGRRLDARADATELPDQQALLVSNNPYNSPDPFGGGKRPRLDGGALGVVGIRVDGAAQAADLAVRGAQSAGLNVLTARRVEVGSASTELAVAVDGEALTLPAPVVCTLRPRALRVLVPRDRPGTLPAAPPLSWRRVVALAFGPRRGRTSHD, encoded by the coding sequence ATGCTGGCGGCCGTCGTCGCCGTGCTCACGCTGTTCCTGCCGTTCGGCGACGGCGGCGTCCTGATCGTGCTCAGCGGCCTCGCCGGGCTCGCGCTGTCCGCGGCGGGCGTCTGGTGGTTCCTGGCACACCGCGGCCCGGTGCGGTTCCTCGGCGCGCTGCTCGCGGCCGGCACACCGGTCGGCGTCATGCTCCTGTACGTGGCGGGCGGGCTGTGGCCGTCGGCGCTGACCGCCCTGGCGCTGTGGGGCGTCGCCCTGTTCTGCGCCCGCCGGGCCCTGCACCGGCCGAGCCTCGGGCACCGGGCGCGGCCCGCCGCGCGGCCCGCGCGGCCGGTGCTCCTGATGAACCCGAAGTCCGGCGGCGGGAAGGTCGAGAAGTTCGACCTGGTCGGGAAGGCCGAGCGGTTGGGCGCGAAGGTGCTGCTGCTCGCCCCTGCCGAGCCGGGCGGCGCGTTCCCGGACGCGGCCGAACTGGCCCGCTCCGCCGTCGCCGGCGGGGCGGACCTGCTGGGGGTGGCGGGCGGCGACGGCACCCAGGCCCTGGTGGCGGCCGTGGCGGCCGAGCACGACCTGCCGTTCCTGGTGATCAGCGCGGGCACCCGCAACCACTTCGCGATGGACCTCGGCCTGGACCGCGCCGACCCGTCGCGCTGTCTGGACGCGCTCACCGACGGCGAGGAGCTGCGGGTGGACCTCGGGGACGTGGCCGGGCGGCCGTTCGTCAACACCGTGTCCTTCGGGGTGTACGCGGACGTGGTGCAGCGCCCGGAGTACCGGAACGCGAAGGCGGAGACGGCGCTGAGCATGATGCCCGACCTGCTCGCCGCCGGCTCGGGGCGGCGCCTCGACGCACGGGCCGACGCCACCGAGCTGCCCGACCAGCAGGCGCTGCTCGTCTCCAACAACCCGTACAACTCGCCCGATCCCTTCGGCGGCGGCAAGCGGCCCCGGCTCGACGGCGGCGCGCTCGGCGTGGTCGGCATCCGGGTGGACGGCGCCGCGCAGGCGGCGGACCTCGCGGTGCGCGGGGCGCAGTCGGCCGGTCTGAACGTGCTGACGGCCCGCCGGGTCGAGGTCGGCTCCGCGTCCACCGAACTGGCGGTGGCCGTCGACGGCGAGGCCCTGACCCTGCCGGCGCCGGTCGTCTGCACGCTGCGGCCGAGGG
- a CDS encoding DMT family transporter, with amino-acid sequence MTDHDTEHDTEHGGAGHGQRGGRLAVPGLAALMVLLLATGWLLSGHLVSGAPALAVAAGRTAASFVVITAVAAVLPRTWAGVRTATARPGAVAVLAFLGFFAYYSGTLLGTSRIGASRVGLIVSLLPCLTFLIGIAAFREPSTRRKLLGTLLAVAAACGYAVADGRAGGDTVGTGALLTGGLMALGGTFTYALYGYVYRQRMADVPPLAALPAITGAGTVMLGAATLLFVPLGSVDAADWAGIGVLGAVLTAPVFVISHELILRKGPLFTSAVALVVPFLVRLGEWALGTAGPPGPLVVALIAVCAAGVWLTVGGRTAPPRSVPAPQQPGDRDTETQDAGDQDAETTAPRQGNRS; translated from the coding sequence GTGACGGACCACGACACGGAGCACGACACGGAGCACGGTGGGGCGGGGCACGGGCAGCGGGGCGGACGCCTCGCCGTGCCAGGGCTCGCGGCCCTGATGGTGCTGCTGCTCGCGACCGGCTGGCTGCTCTCCGGGCATCTGGTGAGCGGCGCGCCGGCGCTCGCCGTCGCCGCCGGCCGGACCGCGGCGAGCTTCGTGGTGATCACGGCGGTCGCGGCCGTGCTGCCGCGCACCTGGGCCGGGGTGCGCACCGCGACGGCCCGCCCGGGCGCGGTCGCGGTCCTCGCGTTCCTCGGCTTCTTCGCGTACTACTCGGGCACGCTGCTCGGGACCAGCCGGATCGGGGCGTCCCGGGTCGGTCTGATCGTGTCCCTGCTGCCCTGTCTCACCTTCCTGATCGGCATCGCCGCCTTCCGCGAGCCGTCCACCCGCCGCAAGCTGCTCGGCACGCTCCTCGCGGTGGCCGCCGCCTGCGGTTACGCGGTCGCCGACGGCCGGGCGGGCGGCGACACCGTCGGCACGGGCGCGCTGCTCACCGGCGGTCTGATGGCGCTCGGCGGCACCTTCACGTACGCGCTGTACGGCTATGTGTACCGGCAGCGCATGGCCGACGTGCCGCCGCTCGCCGCGCTGCCCGCGATCACCGGCGCGGGCACCGTGATGCTGGGCGCGGCGACGCTGCTCTTCGTGCCGCTGGGCTCCGTGGACGCGGCCGACTGGGCGGGGATCGGGGTGCTCGGCGCGGTGCTGACCGCGCCGGTGTTCGTGATCTCGCACGAGCTGATCCTGCGCAAGGGCCCGCTGTTCACCTCGGCGGTGGCGCTGGTCGTGCCGTTCCTGGTGCGGCTCGGCGAGTGGGCGCTCGGCACGGCGGGCCCGCCCGGGCCGCTGGTCGTGGCGCTCATCGCGGTCTGCGCGGCGGGCGTCTGGCTGACCGTCGGCGGGCGTACCGCGCCGCCCCGGTCCGTACCGGCGCCGCAGCAGCCCGGCGACCGGGACACGGAGACCCAGGACGCCGGCGACCAGGACGCCGAAACCACCGCACCGAGGCAAGGAAACCGTTCATGA
- a CDS encoding amino acid ABC transporter permease, whose protein sequence is MKEKPTVLYDAPGPRSRRRNVLYTALFLVALAAVVWWVVQSLADKDQLTWDKWKPFFTDSRVWSTYLLPALQNTVIAAALAMVIALPLGALFGIARLSDHTWVRATAGTVVEFFRAIPVLILMLFANAAYSEFTDVSPENRPLYAVVTGLVLYNSSVLAEVVRAGILALPGGQTDAAKAIGMRKGQTMAYVLLPQSVTAMLPALVSQLVVIVKDTALGGAMLGFSELLASVRPMSANYGANTIASFTIVAVVFVILNFLLTTFASWLEGRLRRGKRSTGAVVGVEAVEELAVPGEHPPGGGERP, encoded by the coding sequence ATGAAGGAGAAGCCCACCGTCCTCTACGACGCCCCCGGGCCGCGCTCACGCCGGCGCAACGTGCTCTACACCGCGCTCTTCCTGGTGGCCCTGGCCGCCGTGGTCTGGTGGGTGGTGCAGAGCCTCGCCGACAAGGACCAGCTCACCTGGGACAAGTGGAAGCCCTTCTTCACCGACTCCCGGGTCTGGAGCACCTACCTCCTCCCGGCCCTGCAGAACACCGTCATCGCCGCCGCCCTCGCCATGGTGATCGCGCTGCCGCTCGGCGCGCTGTTCGGCATCGCCCGGCTCTCCGACCACACCTGGGTACGGGCGACGGCCGGCACCGTCGTGGAGTTCTTCCGCGCCATCCCCGTACTGATCCTGATGCTCTTCGCCAACGCCGCCTACTCGGAGTTCACCGACGTCAGCCCCGAGAACCGGCCGCTGTACGCGGTCGTCACCGGCCTCGTGCTCTACAACTCCTCGGTCCTCGCCGAGGTCGTCCGGGCCGGCATCCTCGCCCTGCCCGGCGGCCAGACCGACGCCGCCAAGGCGATCGGCATGCGCAAGGGCCAGACCATGGCGTACGTGCTGCTCCCGCAGTCCGTCACCGCGATGCTGCCCGCACTGGTCAGCCAGCTCGTCGTCATCGTCAAGGACACCGCGCTCGGCGGCGCGATGCTCGGCTTCTCGGAACTCCTCGCCTCCGTGCGCCCGATGAGCGCGAACTACGGCGCGAACACGATCGCCTCGTTCACCATCGTGGCCGTCGTCTTCGTGATCCTCAACTTCCTCCTCACCACCTTCGCCTCCTGGCTGGAGGGCCGGCTGCGCCGCGGCAAGCGCTCCACCGGAGCCGTCGTCGGAGTGGAGGCGGTGGAGGAGCTCGCCGTACCCGGCGAACACCCGCCGGGCGGCGGGGAACGGCCCTGA
- a CDS encoding DUF6421 family protein — MSLRTTPAAGRPATAPVPEYLLAEATVLQDSLIPLVNRFRARQADDGTVPAPTADDRELLARIRDEGAAWYRRHALDGQAEALEADVDGWLAAGLDARPHFGRSRDALAAPADGETTFFLAPVQTTNSAPPVGKRLDCFFALRKEPDALPVLAESFPHPKNNCQSLILLTGSAGFAHGSCIVFFPENVAAHDKVTEQPYAMFFFNKMRKIHETYALPAAAAVLTADSLPRASGGLAADVCFEARAIWGYLHDAMHYQGLWPFDEHIALKMNWFVGLLEEIKVDAKTVLACADSGLVPYAEEQIAMILLERVFRYPQADDATGNFDSGTGVFLYSWFREHGALTGDPAGGGLLRLDLERAVEALRAYVATMETLEAEVTEDAEYRSRARELVRAYLPAPESDRDASGRRLRYAFTADQEVLRRAKGGLDRLPPLEFARAEW, encoded by the coding sequence ATGAGCCTTCGTACGACGCCTGCCGCGGGACGGCCCGCCACCGCGCCCGTGCCGGAGTATCTGCTCGCCGAGGCGACCGTGCTCCAGGACTCGCTGATCCCGCTGGTGAACCGCTTCCGGGCGCGCCAGGCCGACGACGGCACGGTGCCGGCGCCCACGGCCGACGACCGGGAGCTGCTGGCACGGATACGGGACGAGGGCGCGGCCTGGTACCGGCGGCACGCGCTCGACGGGCAGGCCGAGGCCCTGGAGGCCGACGTCGACGGCTGGCTGGCTGCCGGGCTCGACGCCCGCCCGCACTTCGGGCGCTCCCGGGACGCGCTCGCCGCGCCCGCCGACGGCGAGACCACGTTCTTCCTGGCGCCGGTCCAGACGACCAACAGCGCGCCGCCGGTCGGCAAGCGGCTCGACTGCTTCTTCGCCCTGCGCAAGGAGCCGGACGCGCTGCCGGTGCTCGCCGAGAGCTTTCCGCACCCGAAGAACAACTGCCAGTCGCTGATCCTGCTCACCGGCAGCGCGGGCTTCGCGCACGGCTCGTGCATCGTGTTCTTCCCGGAGAACGTGGCCGCGCACGACAAGGTCACCGAGCAGCCGTACGCGATGTTCTTCTTCAACAAGATGCGCAAGATCCACGAGACGTACGCGCTGCCGGCCGCCGCCGCGGTGCTCACCGCGGACTCGCTGCCCCGCGCGTCCGGCGGGCTCGCGGCCGACGTGTGTTTCGAGGCCCGCGCGATCTGGGGCTATCTCCACGACGCGATGCACTACCAGGGCCTGTGGCCGTTCGACGAGCACATCGCGCTCAAGATGAACTGGTTCGTGGGGCTCCTTGAGGAGATCAAGGTCGACGCGAAGACGGTGCTCGCCTGCGCGGACAGCGGGCTCGTGCCGTACGCCGAGGAACAGATCGCGATGATCCTCCTGGAGCGGGTCTTCCGCTATCCGCAGGCCGACGACGCCACCGGCAACTTCGACTCCGGCACCGGGGTCTTCCTCTACTCCTGGTTCCGCGAGCACGGCGCGCTCACCGGCGATCCGGCCGGCGGCGGACTGCTCCGGCTCGACCTCGAACGGGCCGTCGAGGCGCTGCGCGCCTATGTCGCCACCATGGAGACGCTGGAGGCGGAGGTCACCGAGGACGCCGAGTACCGCTCCCGCGCACGCGAGCTGGTACGGGCGTACCTGCCGGCGCCGGAGTCGGACCGGGACGCCTCGGGGCGCCGGCTGCGGTACGCCTTCACCGCCGACCAGGAGGTCCTGCGGCGCGCCAAGGGCGGGCTCGACCGGCTGCCGCCGCTGGAGTTCGCGCGGGCGGAGTGGTGA
- a CDS encoding branched-chain amino acid aminotransferase: MSPEPFDDRDGTVWLDGAFVPWREARLHVLSHGLHYGGAVFEGVRVYGGRPFKSVEHAERLRASARELNFALPYTAAELDAVTREIVSREGITDGYVRPVAWRGAEQISVSGAGNSVHVAVAAWEWPHVFADGAQERGIRLKTSRWRRPSPDTAPVRAKAASLYAIGTLARDEAEAAGFDDALLLDHRGRLAEATGANLFLVIDGELHTPVPDGFLDGITRQTVIALAGELGLTVRVRGIDPAELALADEVFLTGTAYEVQPVRTVDDRAFTVGKTTLRLAEAYGELVRRTD, from the coding sequence GTGAGCCCCGAACCCTTCGACGACCGGGACGGCACCGTCTGGCTGGACGGCGCCTTCGTGCCGTGGCGGGAGGCCCGGCTGCACGTCCTCTCGCACGGACTGCACTACGGCGGCGCGGTGTTCGAGGGCGTGCGGGTGTACGGCGGGCGTCCGTTCAAGTCCGTGGAGCACGCGGAGCGGCTGCGCGCCTCGGCCCGAGAGCTGAACTTCGCGCTCCCGTACACGGCGGCCGAACTCGACGCCGTCACCCGGGAGATCGTGTCCCGCGAGGGCATCACCGACGGCTATGTACGGCCGGTGGCCTGGCGCGGAGCCGAGCAGATCAGCGTCTCCGGGGCCGGCAACAGCGTCCATGTCGCGGTCGCCGCCTGGGAGTGGCCGCATGTCTTCGCGGACGGGGCGCAGGAGCGGGGCATCCGGCTCAAGACCTCGCGCTGGCGGCGCCCTTCGCCGGACACCGCCCCCGTCCGGGCGAAGGCGGCCTCGCTGTACGCGATCGGCACCCTGGCCCGCGACGAGGCGGAGGCGGCCGGCTTCGACGACGCGCTGCTCCTGGACCACCGGGGCCGGCTCGCCGAGGCGACCGGCGCCAATCTCTTCCTGGTGATCGACGGCGAGCTGCACACCCCGGTCCCGGACGGCTTCCTCGACGGCATCACCCGGCAGACCGTGATCGCCCTGGCCGGTGAACTCGGCCTGACGGTACGGGTACGGGGCATCGACCCGGCCGAACTCGCCCTGGCCGACGAGGTGTTCCTCACCGGCACGGCGTACGAGGTGCAGCCGGTGCGCACGGTCGACGACCGCGCGTTCACGGTCGGCAAGACGACGCTGCGCCTCGCGGAGGCGTACGGAGAGCTGGTGCGCCGGACGGACTGA
- a CDS encoding ATP-grasp domain-containing protein, which produces MTEARPTVVLLYQRVSLPWIFEGAARAGVDVVLVPRPDEEVRADRLPPAVVEVLPLDVEGDPAGALDALRKRHEARPFHGVATLYDPLVPFVAEAAELLGLPGIGRDTALGAQDKRVMRERLSAAALNVPRFARVDGPDPEPGLAAAGDLDFPVVVKPAHGFSSLGVTRADTPEALRGTVAEVRRVCAAKLGVADAALVVEEYLDGPEFAVESLVSGGRVRILSIGYKGEPEGPYFEESVYRAPAVLPAAVRDAVVREVTAAHAALGIADGPTHTELRLRGGTKPYLLEMGARIGGSGVSHYVASHVSGVDLAAEALRIAVGGAPAGGYGEGLAEPVGAAANYIVPCGGHGRISAVHGLDALRDDPRVDHVVQMLFPGDEVRPYPDFTGYPAFVISRHGSTAEAEEFHALLERAIRIDYAEEATA; this is translated from the coding sequence ATGACCGAAGCCCGTCCCACCGTCGTCCTGCTCTACCAGCGCGTCTCGCTCCCCTGGATCTTCGAGGGCGCCGCGCGGGCCGGCGTCGACGTGGTGCTCGTCCCCCGGCCCGACGAGGAGGTGCGGGCCGACCGGCTGCCGCCCGCCGTCGTCGAGGTGCTGCCGCTGGACGTGGAGGGCGACCCGGCGGGGGCGCTCGACGCGCTGCGCAAGCGGCACGAGGCCCGTCCGTTCCATGGCGTCGCCACCCTGTACGACCCGCTGGTGCCGTTCGTCGCGGAGGCCGCCGAGCTGCTCGGCCTGCCCGGCATCGGCCGGGACACCGCGCTCGGCGCCCAGGACAAGCGGGTGATGCGGGAGCGCCTTTCGGCGGCCGCGCTCAACGTGCCACGGTTCGCGCGGGTCGACGGCCCGGACCCGGAGCCGGGCCTCGCGGCCGCCGGCGACCTCGACTTCCCGGTCGTGGTGAAGCCAGCGCACGGCTTCTCCAGCCTGGGCGTGACCCGCGCCGACACGCCCGAGGCCCTGCGCGGGACGGTCGCCGAGGTGCGCCGGGTGTGCGCCGCGAAGCTGGGCGTCGCGGACGCGGCCCTGGTGGTCGAGGAGTATCTGGACGGGCCCGAGTTCGCCGTGGAGTCCCTGGTGTCCGGGGGCAGGGTCCGGATCCTGTCGATCGGCTACAAGGGGGAGCCGGAAGGCCCCTACTTCGAGGAGAGCGTCTACCGGGCGCCCGCCGTCCTTCCGGCCGCGGTCCGCGACGCGGTGGTGCGCGAGGTGACCGCCGCCCACGCGGCGCTCGGCATCGCCGACGGCCCCACCCACACCGAACTGCGGCTGCGCGGCGGCACGAAGCCGTACCTCCTGGAGATGGGGGCGCGGATCGGCGGCTCCGGCGTCTCGCACTATGTGGCCTCGCACGTCAGCGGGGTCGACCTGGCCGCCGAGGCGCTGCGGATCGCGGTGGGCGGTGCGCCGGCCGGCGGGTACGGGGAGGGGCTCGCCGAGCCGGTCGGGGCCGCCGCCAACTACATCGTGCCGTGCGGCGGGCACGGCCGGATCAGCGCCGTGCACGGCCTGGACGCGCTGCGGGACGACCCGCGCGTCGACCACGTGGTGCAGATGCTGTTCCCGGGCGACGAGGTGCGCCCCTACCCGGACTTCACCGGCTATCCGGCCTTCGTGATCTCCCGGCACGGCAGCACGGCGGAGGCCGAGGAGTTCCACGCCCTGCTTGAGCGGGCGATCCGTATCGACTACGCCGAGGAGGCCACCGCGTGA
- a CDS encoding bacilysin biosynthesis protein BacA, with protein MHARPDDVRHLHTLGPHGTNLEAASHEWLRRRGVTDGSVTLHASIEEALEAVPDDGRHALTACAVYPALHTLVFANLHRLHMIDSFVMPTHNMVLASRGTDTPAVVASHPAPQGLVRPALAPAGVEVLEVLSNSQAAIDCAEGRVDGCITTIVAAERHGLRVIRDFGPVPMVFTVHQVLAVDLSSDPSAIASDAAAPLAGAAR; from the coding sequence ATGCACGCGCGACCGGACGACGTCCGTCATCTGCACACGTTAGGTCCGCACGGGACGAACCTGGAGGCCGCCTCTCACGAGTGGCTGCGCCGCCGCGGCGTCACCGACGGCTCCGTCACCCTGCACGCCTCGATCGAGGAGGCCCTGGAGGCCGTCCCCGACGACGGCCGGCACGCGCTCACCGCGTGCGCCGTCTACCCCGCCCTGCACACGCTGGTCTTCGCCAATCTGCACCGGCTGCACATGATCGACAGCTTCGTGATGCCGACCCACAACATGGTGCTCGCCAGCCGCGGTACGGACACCCCGGCCGTGGTCGCCTCGCACCCGGCGCCCCAGGGCCTGGTCCGGCCGGCCCTCGCCCCGGCCGGCGTCGAGGTACTCGAGGTGCTGAGCAACTCGCAGGCCGCGATCGACTGCGCCGAGGGCCGGGTGGACGGCTGCATCACCACCATCGTGGCCGCCGAGCGCCACGGACTGCGCGTGATACGCGACTTCGGGCCGGTGCCCATGGTCTTCACGGTGCACCAGGTGCTCGCCGTCGACCTCTCGTCCGACCCCTCCGCCATCGCGTCCGACGCCGCCGCACCGCTCGCCGGGGCCGCCCGATGA
- a CDS encoding GNAT family N-acetyltransferase, protein MREEAKLSDGVVTLSPLGPDDPGRTSAPHPWEPWRAHGPVRILGIRAGRLVGTVELRPAAAGFARGDVDLCVSLRPEARGRGLATRAVLLACDHARAAGEAPGAAAGAGPGAVARRAGFARRGQISRADGALLDWHVKELRTPEG, encoded by the coding sequence GTGCGTGAAGAAGCGAAGCTCTCGGACGGGGTCGTCACCCTGTCGCCCCTCGGCCCCGACGACCCGGGCCGGACCTCTGCCCCCCACCCCTGGGAACCGTGGCGCGCCCACGGCCCCGTACGGATCCTCGGCATCCGCGCCGGACGGCTCGTCGGCACCGTCGAGCTGCGCCCGGCGGCCGCCGGGTTCGCCCGCGGCGACGTCGACCTGTGCGTCTCCCTCCGGCCCGAGGCCCGCGGCCGCGGCCTCGCGACGCGGGCCGTGCTGCTCGCCTGCGACCACGCCCGGGCGGCGGGCGAAGCACCCGGTGCCGCCGCCGGTGCCGGTCCCGGGGCCGTGGCCCGCCGGGCCGGCTTCGCCCGGCGCGGCCAGATCAGCCGCGCCGACGGCGCCCTGCTCGACTGGCACGTCAAGGAGCTCCGCACACCGGAGGGCTGA
- a CDS encoding amino acid ABC transporter ATP-binding protein gives MAVPDGGDALVVLSDVDKHFGALHVLQSIDLTIHRGEVVVVIGPSGSGKSTLCRAINRLETIDSGTITIDGRPLPAEGKALAALRADVGMVFQSFNLFAHKTVLANVTLGQIKVRKKDRKKAEERARALLERVGVANQADKYPAQLSGGQQQRVAIARALAMDPKVMLFDEPTSALDPEMINEVLEVMRQLAKDGMTMVVVTHEMGFARSAANRVVFMSDGRIVEETTPDEFFSNPRSERAKDFLSKILKH, from the coding sequence ATGGCCGTCCCGGACGGTGGCGACGCACTCGTCGTCCTGAGCGACGTCGACAAACACTTCGGCGCGCTCCACGTGCTCCAGTCCATCGACCTCACCATCCACCGTGGGGAGGTCGTGGTCGTCATCGGGCCCTCCGGGTCCGGCAAGTCCACGCTGTGCCGTGCCATCAACCGGCTGGAGACGATCGACTCCGGCACCATCACCATCGACGGCCGGCCGCTGCCCGCCGAGGGCAAGGCGCTGGCCGCGCTGCGCGCCGACGTCGGCATGGTCTTCCAGTCGTTCAACCTCTTCGCCCACAAGACCGTCCTCGCCAATGTCACCCTCGGCCAGATCAAGGTCCGCAAGAAGGACCGCAAGAAGGCCGAGGAACGCGCCCGCGCCCTGCTTGAGCGGGTCGGCGTGGCCAACCAGGCGGACAAGTACCCGGCGCAGCTCTCCGGCGGACAGCAGCAGCGCGTCGCGATCGCCCGCGCGCTCGCCATGGACCCCAAGGTGATGCTGTTCGACGAGCCGACCTCGGCGCTCGACCCGGAGATGATCAACGAGGTCCTGGAGGTCATGCGGCAGCTGGCCAAGGACGGCATGACGATGGTGGTCGTCACCCACGAGATGGGCTTCGCCCGCTCGGCGGCCAATCGTGTGGTCTTCATGTCCGACGGCCGGATCGTCGAGGAGACCACGCCCGACGAGTTCTTCAGCAACCCGCGCAGCGAGCGCGCCAAGGACTTCCTGTCGAAGATCCTCAAGCACTGA
- a CDS encoding Crp/Fnr family transcriptional regulator: MSAAAPKVSTLPPEHRERLMAFAEDVYFEAGDRLFEEQDRADRFWIVKTGAVTLDARVPGRGAPVIETLRHGELVGLSWLFPPYLCQSGAEAMTPVRAYEFDGAAVRSMCRTDPEFGSSVMFWVGQILAHRLQVTRVRLLDLYAPHGSGILA; encoded by the coding sequence ATGAGCGCCGCCGCACCCAAGGTCAGCACGCTCCCGCCCGAGCACCGGGAACGTCTGATGGCCTTCGCCGAGGACGTGTACTTCGAGGCGGGCGACCGGTTGTTCGAGGAACAGGACCGCGCCGACCGCTTCTGGATCGTGAAGACGGGCGCGGTCACCCTGGACGCCAGGGTGCCGGGGCGCGGGGCGCCCGTCATCGAGACGCTGCGGCACGGCGAGCTGGTGGGCCTGTCGTGGCTGTTCCCGCCGTATCTGTGCCAGTCGGGCGCGGAGGCGATGACGCCGGTCAGGGCCTACGAGTTCGACGGTGCGGCGGTGCGGTCGATGTGCCGGACTGATCCGGAGTTCGGTTCGTCGGTGATGTTCTGGGTCGGCCAGATCCTCGCCCACCGGCTCCAGGTGACCCGGGTCCGGCTGCTCGACCTGTACGCCCCGCACGGCAGCGGGATCCTGGCCTGA
- a CDS encoding amino acid ABC transporter permease, translating to MFDFLEGYDILGAFWTTIQLTFYSAIGSLIWGTLLAAMRVSPVPLMRGFGTVYVNIVRNIPLTVIIVFTSLGLFQTLGVSLGAKDFTAINFRLAVLGLTAYTSAFVCEALRSGINTVPLGQVEAARAIGLNFTQTLRLIVLPQAFRSVVGPLTNVLIALTKNTTVAAAIGVAEAALLMREMIENEAQLLLISAIFAFGFICLTLPTGLFLGWVAKKVAVKR from the coding sequence GTGTTCGACTTCCTCGAGGGCTACGACATCCTGGGCGCCTTCTGGACCACCATCCAGCTGACGTTCTACTCCGCCATAGGCTCCCTCATCTGGGGAACGCTGCTGGCCGCCATGCGCGTCAGCCCCGTTCCCCTCATGCGGGGCTTCGGCACCGTCTACGTCAACATCGTCCGCAACATCCCGCTCACCGTCATCATCGTCTTCACCTCGCTCGGCCTCTTCCAGACCCTCGGAGTCAGCCTCGGCGCCAAGGACTTCACGGCCATCAACTTCCGGCTCGCCGTCCTCGGCCTCACCGCCTACACCTCCGCCTTCGTCTGCGAGGCCCTGCGCTCCGGCATCAACACCGTGCCCCTGGGCCAGGTCGAGGCCGCCCGCGCCATCGGCCTGAACTTCACCCAGACCCTGCGCCTCATCGTGCTGCCGCAGGCCTTCCGCTCGGTCGTCGGCCCCCTCACCAACGTCCTCATCGCCCTCACCAAGAACACCACCGTCGCCGCCGCCATCGGCGTCGCCGAAGCCGCGCTCCTGATGCGCGAGATGATCGAGAACGAGGCGCAGCTGCTGCTCATCTCCGCGATCTTCGCCTTCGGCTTCATCTGCCTCACCCTGCCCACCGGACTGTTCCTCGGCTGGGTCGCCAAGAAGGTGGCGGTGAAGCGATGA